The Triplophysa rosa unplaced genomic scaffold, Trosa_1v2 scaffold392_ERROPOS45786, whole genome shotgun sequence nucleotide sequence TTCACTTTCAACTGTAATataattcacaaaaatgttCAAACTAAACACAAGCATGGATGACATAGAGAGCTATAGGGaagtttttcatcaaataagGTCTTAAGGTCTGACTTATTTCTGTCTCTCACAAAGCTACAGTACAGAAGGACTCCAGAAAATTTGGATGATGGTGCTTTTTGTGTTTTAGGTCATAGTGAATTGGAAAGACACAATAAAGAGTGAACATTATATTCGAacagtcacccaaaaatgaaaataaaacctgttaccatgtattcaccctcatgttcttCCATGTCTTTTCCTTGACATAATAACAATGTCTATAATCTATTTGAGCTCTATATTCCAAAcaatacaaaagaaaaacatataataatatGCACATGCATGCTGCTAAGGTGAAAAACAGCACAGATTGGATTCTGCACTTTTTTCCTACAGTACATGACtcatataaaaaacacaagcaGTCCCGTGTAACACATTGCACATGTGtggaatgtcataaaaacacatgTAGTCAGTCTCTGTGTTGTGCTGGCTGCAGGCAAATGTCCTGATgggcttttcttttttctcaaaCAGACTACTAATAGTCTAAGGGTGTTTGCACTCTTTCATCAGATCAATACAGCTCTTGTCGGCCATGAATGAGAGAAAGGGAAGCTACATGGCCAAATCTAAAGCACCTTATTGGAACAGTCTTAGAGCTTCCAAGTTACAGTAATGGTTGTAAAAAACAGATGTGCCAAAACTGTCTTTTGCCAAATGGTAGGAGCACACTAGCACAATTGATGGCCTCAGTAATAATAACAgatatgaacaaaaacacataactGTACGGTCTTTACATAACATTGGATATAAGTTCTCACACTGATTTTACCATATAAATCCTGTTAAAGAGTCATGAAACCCCTCCCTTTCAGCTACAGTCTACCTCACTGTCGTTTTGAAAAATGCAACTTGGGCGTGAACGCTGTGAGAATAGTAGGGGAGTGGGCAGGGCACGAGAGAAAGTGATCCGAttccatatcttaaaatatattagtcaTTAGTCACTTGCAAGCCACAGCGGTATTACAGAAACCACTAAATGTAATATGAGTATTTCTTTTTAACAAAATGCAAGTATAACTGTTCTAGTTCAAATATAACAATTACCGGGCTTCGAAACCTCGATCGGTCCGGCATGGGAGACGAGCGCTCTAATGAGGCGACAAGCATTCGTTTCTTTGCAATTGCATTCCGCATGAGCTCCGGTCCACCGATAGCTCCAAATGGCCATCCGCGCCTGTTTCTGTGCGCAAAAATTTCATCAACTGTCATGTATTTATCACTATCTGTGGAGAAGCCCTTCCCCCACATATATACCGCATATAGTGCATTtcacataaaatataatttttagttaTCGGAATATGTATTTTTGCAACTCCTGGTAAGTGttctgctttttcttcatttatccATCATCTTATCATCATGTGCCATGAACAACTCTCTCTGAAGATAGAAACACACCAGGAGCTGTCATGAATAATTAGGAGTAATGTCTTCtcattgaaaaagaaaacacagtctcatgaataattatgAGACACTGACGCGTCATCGATGTaccactagggctgtcacgattattaaataatcaagtgacaagcagagcgggacgtgGCCTGTGAGGGAACGGCACAACAGCTGCACGTTGCACCgatctcgcatctctcacggaggagctccggaagcataaaaggaggagcgacagcagtgaaggacgagagagaaccaggcctgaattttatgttatgttttattatgtttgtgtggccggcagtcgactgtgagggagctgtcggccctttactttcgttttgttgtttgtttattttattaaatgtttgttatcactcgccggttcccgcctccttcttcCCGTTTACTTcgaactttgttacattggtgccgaaacccgggaggaaggagggacatgctgtcggaGAGCCCTCGCTGCCGAGGCTGATCGCGGTGCTGAAGAGGTTGGGCAGCATGGAAGAGTGAAGACCACGAGTggtggtgctggagcaagtATGCATCGGGTGGGACGGAGAGCTCTTCGTCGCCGTTGGCCTTGGGGCATAGCCTGCTGCCGTCCACCGTGAAGGGGactcgctgccggctgccctcagccggagGAACCATAGCCGGCAGCCAGGGGTGGAGGAGGATCGAGCCGTACACCGAGTGTCCAGTACCATcgcatggcaccgcgaggaagagcttCTCAGCTGGCTGAGGACGGAGCGGCAGTGTGTCTGGGAACCAGACCaagattgtttttttctctctccctctctcgtcCTTGTGCTTCCGTCTTGTCTGTCCTTACCCCCAGGTGCTGCGGCCGCCGAGACTGGCCCTGGGGGGAGTAGAGTGCAGTCTCAggggtaccccccggcctgcgAGGGGAGATGGGGGtatgtgacaagcagagcgggacgagggccgtgagggaacggcacGAGGCACCGGTCttgcatctctcacggaggagctccggaagcatgaaaggaggagcgacagcagtgaaggacgagagagaaccaggtctggattttatgttatgttttattatgtttatgtttttattatgcgctgtcggccctttacattcgctttgttgtttgtttattttattaaaagtttgttatCGTTAGCCAGTTACCGCCTCCTTCTTCCCGTTTACTTCAAACTTTGTTAcaaatcgtctcatcgcgattgtttgacctcatcgcgatggtttcagatcatcgcaattgttgcacatctctatagaagacactaaggggagctgtagtgtctgcatattgcatattttagtgtatatattgtaactaaagcatggtaatacttgtaaaatgtaccaccagaacacaatcactttaaaaagaactaaagcatataccataaaaataacctgcagtacaatttaatattatttaagcttatctcagtgtgaaaaccagtctaccaaaatttcattaacaaagaAGTAAAACTTTAGTCTTTAGTCTGGAACAGTATGGAAGCagtttaatggtggcttcaattcactcctgatcaatttacttaattttcaagtaggaaaaaaaaaatatatatatatatgccgGTTGttaagcctaaaccttaaatttatgatgacccaattttttctgatgtatttccaagaaaaaaaaaaacaataacaatattcagaacaatatgatCATTCAaggctgaatcaaaaatgtatgagaattaaatgtcaaagatctaaaacagacaattaatcgtcagaatcatcaaagccctaaaacagacaattaatcatcataatcgcaatgatttattagacaattaatcgtcagcaaAATTTCATAATCATGGCAGCCCTATGTACCACGTCACAACCTGCGACGTTGGCCAGATGAGGATTTTAAACCCGGAAGGCAAAAAAGCgcaaaaaaagcacaaaattaaCTAGTTTTCTCTACTGTAATAACTTGCAGTTGCTAATTTTGTTTTCTATGATGTGCAACACAACCAACTTTGTTaacatctaaataaatgttgtttagtgTTTCGTGACGCTTTAACGAGACTTGTTAAATCGATACAAAATGATCCTAAATATTCTCAAATGTATTGGCCCTGGATTATTACTTTAATGCAGATGAATTAAagaagtagttcaccttcaCAATGAAAAATTTGTCATCAATGACTACGATTACATGCACTCTCATAATGCAATTATATCAGGATTTTGGCAATACTGCGATTACAACGCAATCATTCGATTTAAAGAATGCAATTAAGATCATAATCGCAGTAAGCATAAACGAAGTAACATATGTGGCGTACGCCGGTTTTAATCGCAATATGAAGGCATGTAAACACCTCAATCGCatttatgctgctctgatcAAGGTGCGCATGTGCTTCTGTCACGCACCTTAAGCGCAAATTGATGATAAACATGACAGTCTGAAGTCTAACCGTCAACACAACTCGCTGTCAGCAGTCTCTGCCCCTTACCTTCATACAGAAACAGCGCGAAAGTGATGAGCGTACACCACCGTGTCGAGACATTTTCCATCATATTTCTATATTAATCCCGGTGACAAATAACCATCAAATACGTCCATTTTTAGGTTTTACATTTGACGCGATTCAcgtaaatgtattaaaacaataacaagTAACACACACCTACTGTACCTGAGAGCATCGTTTGTATTCTGTATAATAGCAAATAATCAGACTGATAAAACTTTCATAAACGGGAGCAAAGAGGtgttctcatgtcatgtcaacttGTTACTGCGATTAAGTCCTTATTTGTAAACATAGCcattgacatttcaaacctgtatgacttccacagaacacaagatattttgaagaatgtagttaactgccccccattcacttgcataggttacaacagaagtgaatggggggggggagggggggatttgttctgttaccaacatttttctaaatattttattttgtgttctacagaagaaagcaagtcatacaggttggaaatgatgacataattttcattttgaaggtgaactactcctttaagtacTTGAACATCTGAAACAGTTTTGAGTGCTCATAACTAACTTTCAACTTTGGGTGTTAGATTCTGGCCTTATATTGATGTGGTATtttgaaacatgaaataaaGCTTTTTGACTCTTATGCTTATAAACAGGAAATCATGCATCAAAACAAGAGGAAAAAAACACCTAAAAGCATCACTTTTACAGAAATATGTCATTACAGCATATAACAATGTTgacatctatattttataaaatgatgGACTATTATTATATGTAAGACAAAACCTTCTCCACGCACCAGCCAATTGCTCAATACGTGATGGAGGACATGACCAATCAGTGAAAACCAGTGGATGAAGACCAATGGAAGGCCTGTGATTTTCTTACAGCAGCGGCTCCTGAGATGTGACCCCTCAACAACACTGGCTGAGACTCATGGGGTGAATGATCCATTCATAACCCTATAACCTTAACCCAACTTATTATGTACGTTATGAACTACAACACATTTTTCTCTGAAACATGCAATTATATACAATGTCAAGTCTCAATGGACAGAAACAGAACTTATTTCATTACtaagagaaacattttttttttactttagttaTAACCCATTAGAATCATTAAATAGCATAGATTTACGGACTTCAAATTGAACCAACGGAACGTAGAGGTAAACTGAAATTCATCGTAGCTCATCCTGCACCATCAAATAACTCAGCTTTCTTCTATTGCTAGGAGCCAATCAACATGGTTCAGACATGCTGACAATTGACATTTAATCTTAGGCTTTAAAAAGTCCATCATCCGGCTTGCCGCAGGGATTTCACGATAGCGGTGTGGACAGGAAAGCAGCAGACAGGCACTTGGCACACCAGGCACCGGAAACCCACTGATGACCAAAATGGAGCTCATTCATACCATCTAAATGACATATTGTATGCCTGTTGTAGCTATTTGAGATATTAGAGGAAAGGAACCCAGGAAAAGAAGAATGCACCCTTGGTGTGTAAGAAAAGGCCACACTGACATTGGGCTGATAAATGTACCACCTCCATACGACAACCTGTTGTCTCAGCCGCTGGGGATATTTTCACGTTTTCAATTAAAAAACGTTGCGATAAAAATCATGCACAAAAAAGTTTGTGCCATAGCGTGTTTCATTGCTTTTATTTACACCGAACGTATGACGACAGTTTTGCAAAAAAGTACAATAACAATTATATGTAACtctatgtatttttaaatgctttCAAAACGATATTCCATTGAAGAGCATAAAAAAGGACAACATAGCCAAATTCACAGCAAAAAGTGATAAAAAGAACAAATGGTAGCATTATCATAATACCAAAACAAAATGGTGACAGAAAGCAGCGGAAAGGAAGAGACCCCCCTACCTGAGCGTCGCGCTTCCTCAATTCTTGGGTTTGCGTTTGCTGCTGGACCATGGCGGCCCTCGTCTGCTTCTCCAAACTGCCAATTTCCCACTGGTGGTCCTGGACCAGGCTGTCCTTCTCAGCATTGTGCGTCTGGAGTAGGTGCGTTCGCTCCTGTTCATGCTGCAGTTTCAGTTCCACGATCTGATTGGACAATAAGGAGCAAGAATTCATCAGTGGAACATCCCTGTCGTCATGACAACTCGCGCATTGCTCAGCGAAGAGAAAAGTTCACGCTTTGCCTCACAACACGAAAATTTCACGTCACTATGACCTCACGGGGTGTTCCCATATATTTAGCACAATTAAGTCGAGCTCGCTGGCCTTTCTTCCCTCAGAAGAGAAGTGTGGCATATAGGCCAGTTCATACAATGTAGCGCTAGTGCACATTAAAGTCCACTACATCATCACACGCTGCATGAAGAAAGACGAGGGAGCGAGGAAATAACACAAGAAAATAAACTCGACCAAGAAATACCATTTATTCCAAAAAAGAATATACTGTCATGGTGAATACACAGCAACCTTGATCACCTACTACTTCGGCTTCAAAAAAATTCCAAAGCACCAGCATCCCTGTTAACTCTTATTCAGAAGAAATGTGCTCGGCATTGAAAGCAAGAGGACGAGGAAAActctgaaaaaacacaaaagcgCACAGCGGCATTCTCTCGATGTCTTGCACCTGCTGTGCGGCGAGCCCAGCCTGGCGATGACATGCAGCCACGGCGGTTCCCAGGGTCCGTTCCCACTTTCCTCCGGATGGGAGATGGTGACCTTGGCTCAGTCGGCCCCCGTCTCCCAGTTAGCCTGCCGTGAGAGGCCTGATCCCTTCAGTTTTCAAGCTAATCCTCCCACATTGTGCGGCTCGGCACCCTACCTGGCCTGCCAGCTAGAGGCTGCTATGGTGCTATTGAGTGCAGGTGATGAATGGGATTTGTGCTCGATTCCCCAGCCAATCAGGCACAAGGCCACAAAAGATGCTTCAAACAGCCACTTGGCGCAAGACATTCCAATTTTGGTGGAGTTTGAGGAGCTAAAATGCAGTAAGAAGATTGCATATCTTCAAGCTTTGACGTTGACTGAACTAAGACATTGGATGCAAACCAAGACCTCTAACAGGGTGAAACTGAACAGCCAACGGAAAAGAGCCTCAACGTATTGGTCAGGGACTGGTTTGAAAAATTTCTTCGTATAATGCACCATTAATATTCCAGAACACAGCTATACCTATTCAAGAATTCACTTCTCAAAGCCGCCAGATATTTAACATATACATGTCAGGACAGACGATCGGAGATTACCTTCAGTTTAAACCCCAGTCTATGGATCGCTCTGCAGGGTTAAGCTCGTCCCACAGAAATTGTCGGACAAGGAGCCTTGGTGTGTAAAAAAAATTCGACGCAGGGTGAAAATCCATGGCGAAATATACGGCGATATGACAGTGGGGAAGCGAAGGGTGGGGGAGAGGTTGAAAACATTGTAACGTCACAGAATGGACTGCTGGGTGCCGGCCTCTTAAAGTGGCAGCGCTGAATGGCTGCTGTCAGTGGACAGATGTGATTAGCGCCCCCTCCTACAGCACTGGTGCTGAGGTCACGGGGCGGTGGGTGACTGAAGACGGCTCCCCGGGGTAATGCTGCTCTCTCAGACAGCAGAGACGCTTGGCGGCACTCAGTAGGAGTTCAGTTTGAAGAAATAGGCATGGAGGAAAATACAATCCATTATTCTGTGAACAGACACTCTGAGAATCGACATGTTTGTGAGCGAGAAACAAACAGTGCGAGAGCGAGAAACATAGAAGGCTACAATAACTACTTCTTCTTCTGCAGGGTCTTCTCAGATATGAACTCAGCGAGCAAGTTTGACGTCGTAATGTCGAGGAGGTCAAAAGAAAAAGCAACAGTCTATATAAATGCACTCTATTAAAGTGCTATTTACAAGGGTCCCTGGAGAATGTTTCTTTGTGTCCACATGAATGGCTGAAAGTGACCACTCATAATACCAACACTAAACATAAAACAACTCAGACTTTCCAGAAAATAAGCTAAGGGGTCAGACCTGGTTTCAGAAGTATTTAATAGATTACTAATATATTAACAGTTGTGATTAATTTTGTAACTAATCGAATGAATCAATGTATTTTGGTAATATTTTCACTCATCTGCCAAAGGATTTGAATGTCAATGTGACATTGCAGATTGAACTGAAATACTCGAGATATTATTACAGAGGGTTTGTTACCTTGACAACCATATCTATCATGAATACAAATTTATTGTAAAGTCTAATATTCGATCTAGCGATATGATCACAAAACCAAAGCAATTTATTATAACTGACATCAGCTAAGACCAGATGTCCAACTGATGTTCTGGGGAGAGGGAAATACTGTAAGAGTTATGTGCCAAGTCAATAATTCCAGTGGTTTAGATTTCGAACTGTTTAGAAAttggttaaaaacatttttttttacaaattcctGTTGTTCTCCTATTATGGGTCATGCTGTCTACTGACTATACTGCAAGTAATCTTTGACAAATGGGAGTGTTGAATTAGTTCAAATACTAAACATTAAACAGAAATATTAAGAAGACGTGCAGGATGATGAGAGTGTAAAGAAACTTAACAGTATTACGTGGCCTATGAAAGAAATGGCCCATTTACAAAGTCATGCAACATAAAAAAAGTTGATCTACCTTGGAAAGTTATCCAATATGTAGAACAAAATATTCTAAAGAGCATATAAAATACTTACAATCACTATATACATGGACTATATTTTATACTTTCAGAACATTTTAGACGTCTTCATTTTAGACTTGTCTTTTTTAACAATACTTGTCTTGTATACACTGGTATTTCTCTTCAGAAAATGCAAATCTAGTCTGCAAAATGTTAGCTATTGCAAAAAAGTAGTGAGATAAAACTATGATGTGAACAGTGGTCACTGTCAAAAAAATAGCAATAAAGAGAACACATTCCTGTCagtcaatgaaaataaatgtatctCTCAAAAGGTAACTTCTTATCAGCTGACGGTATGTCGATTAAATTTAGAACCAATTATATTTTGAATCAGAAGAAACTAAATGCAATGACACGATAAGAAAACACATCGgactgtataaatataaatttgatTTTGCGATAGCTCATCCAATCAAAAGAGAGATGATGTTGACTGACTATGACCTTCagtggaaaaaaaaaacattaaggcCTGAGTAATTGAGTGCGTTTACTTGCACAGTCTTACTCcaattatgcttaataagctgataatGTAAAGCTTAAAACACGTAATacgtttttcttttattggGGAAAGCTCATAGACGGCGTAAGCGAAACCCGTTTACTCCCATTTCGCGCTACATGTAACCGCCTTAactggttttctctcagttttgtttatgtgcacaCGTCAAACGAAGTCccaaacaaaaataacagtaaaataatgcataaaaatcctctctcgaatcatgcagttgatgtagaaacggCAAACCgaaaaactattgttgcatatgcaggtactgcagacatgagaagagatatagaaatacagcttctgaccgatTTCCCGCGCcatttttaattactagacAGACTATCGATGGTGACGTCACTGCGCGCGAAGAACctggcaagtctcaaacttccatgtaaacgtggttttctgcgtagccggtttattgatatgcatgtaaacacgtgaaaacaggtttcttttataagATGATTTTTaatagatatccgtttatttcGTGCATGTAAATCAATGATTCGTTCAACTACTCTCttcttttaaaaacacttaTTGAGGCTTAATGTGATGTAATAGAATGTAATCAGAAGCAAAACTGAGATGTCGACCTGCTGCTCGTATCTCTGCTGAAGCTCCTCCAACTGGTAACTGAACTCTCTGAACTGTTTCTCTCTCAGTGATTTAGAGCGAATCAGATCGGCCTCCACTTTCTCCAtctgaaaacacaaaacagagtGAATAAACAACTAAAGGGTATGACGGTAAACTGGTTTGATCTTACATTTCTAGTGGGATACAGTGATAACAGAGAAGGTAACAGCATTTTCTTCACTTATTATTCCAGATAATGGAAGGAATACACTACAaaacttttgctcagatttttgcccagattttcagtctggacttgttgcagaaagtcttcAGATTTTATCATGTATTGTTTTCTATGCAaacgttcaaaaagtctgcaagtgtatgatgtctagttttttaaaaatctgttcagattttaagtcttgtagtgtattccagccttaagGGGCACGAGATTGGGTGGATATTGAAGTTAtgacatttttacacaaaactAGATTAAAAATCCGAAGTAAACATTCTTTTTGAGATTCCAATCATGCAATTATTTATGCAACACAATAAGATGATTTACTGTTGAAATACAGTAGAGCTCTGCTGCAAAACACTAGTTAGTTGTCCCGCCGTCTACTTTCTAAATAGGACGGCATACTGTAGAAAGGGACTGATCTGAAATGCTCGACAGACGCAAACGTTCAAAACTAATTCCAGTTTAATGCTAATGTTGTTAAGACGACACAATTCTTTAATAAGCATTACACACAAATAGTTTTTATTGATATTTCCCATAACCatatttgatttttatttatttttgtttgaaagcATGAAAATCCTGTTTATAagtgttgcttttgttttggaACCACGCTAGTATATACTACACATTATGTAATAAGCATTCAAGTGTCAGGGcactatactgtacattcatcTGGCTGTAGTCGGACCACAACATGTCCAGCACCCACTGCTGAGAGAACTTGTGCAGCTACAAATAGACCAATGCAAATGAACAAAAAGAGTTGGGAGGAAGGGGGTGGCAGGAGAGAAGTGCTGGACACTTTGATGTGGGCTGAATCCTGGACAAATGAAGATCGCTGGAGACACAGGGAGGAAAGAGGAAGAGAAAGGTGAATCAGAGAGAATCTGAGCAGGATGTGGGCAGCAGTCTCTCAGCGTTGAGTCCCGAGGATCTTCTCGCCCACAACTACGTGACcattagcacacacacacacacagtggccAGGGGAACATCATGTGTTCAAGTGACATCACACAACTGAATCTCAGTGATTTTCTAGATTTTGATAAAGGCATGATCTTTTAAAAATGCAACGTATCTTTTATTCTGAAAGAATGTTTCTCATTGGTTCACATGAGTGAAACTATTCTAACTGACTGCAGCACTGACAACCTCAAAAATATTCCATTAACCAAGAGCATTTACTGCGTGGTTTTATTTTGGCTTTAAAAGTGAGGTCCAATTGTTTGCATGTTAACATGCTGGCTGTAATCCCATCTTAATATGTCATCTATAACAGCGAACAGTAACATCGGCTCAtgaatttgtttgtttgacCAATGGCAGATGGGAAGAGTGTTCAGTAAACCTACTTGAAAACGGTCATTATTTCCGCGGTTTTGTTTGGTGACGTTGATGTAACACACTTTGGTTTTGAGGGAACGTTTTTAGGCCAGCTCTCTCTGCTAGCTGTAAATTCagtggaatgacatgagaggaTGTTATTCTACATTCCCTCTAGTCTCATAAGAATACTGATGACGGGACTCCTCCAGCAGCGTGTCAGGACAGGACCGTTCAATATCACGCTCGTGATAGGACAGATGCTTCGACATCACAAAAGCCTCAGTTTGTTAATGTTTCCAACCCTCCAAGCCATGCGTCCATTAGCAGAGAAGGAtagaaaactttgaaaacagtTTTTACTGTTTACATGCAAAAAGTCCATTGTGATTGCACAGTAGTTTTGAAAGAAGCCGTTTTGAGAACAGAATAAGCTAGGTAACAGCAGTGGGAAGGTTTGGATCTGCACACATTGGACGCAGCTGTGGCAGTGAATCCGGGTGGCGCCGCTGTAACATCTGTGCACAGGATGTGTGACTGCAGTCGTGTGCATTGTGTTCATGTGGTGGGCTGGCACAGGGGCCAGGACAGCGCTGTTATGATGGAAAGCGTGAATGTATGCACGTGTCGGAATGAGTAACTCTCCCCTATGACTAACACTGAGATCTGTTTGATCATCTTATACCAGAGTATGTATGTGATGAAGTATAACGCTGCTATTAAGTCATGCTAAGAGAATTAATGAAGGTTAAAGGTAATGTTAGGGGCAAACAGGATCGAGGTGGAATCGAAAGTGCATCGGTGCTCGAGCACCACATCGAGTGCTTACCACCAAGTCATGGCTGCCTGAAATGTGAATTTTTGTCTCTCAGCCATATGGGAGAATGCACTGATATCCTGTGAGACAGGGCAAACACGATTTATGATCCAGACTCAATGATGACAACGGTGTCTGGAACAATCCACGCATTCAATTTCTCCTCAACTCAGCCTCACAGAGAGAAAGTCTTGTTAACAAAACACCTTATGACAAACATCAACCAATTTTGTTTCATCATTAATCATGCTCGCGCTTCAGGTTGGTAGTCCAAAGCACTGTAGCTAACCTGTACTACCTGTTTTTCCCACCAGAGCCTTGCTTTCGATTCCAACGTGATTTCGACCGTTTCAAGCGAAAACTGCATCGAAAGACTCCCGTGGGACCCACCGTGATGTGTTTAGAGTCAATCATTAAAAAACAGCTTGTTCATCTCGGTAAAATGGCTATGACAACAAAGAGTGTGAAATTAATCCATTTATGAGCCATTGGTTTTTGACTGATTCAAGTGTTATAGGGACCCGCTATGTAAAAGCATGCTTGCATCCTCACCGGTTGTCAGCATCACGTTTAAGTGCCCTCGGTACTCACCTGTTGTTTCATATCAGCGTATGTCTTCTGTGCACTGAGCTCCACCTGCTTCTTAAAGTTCTCCAGAGCAGACTCAGCCTGCTGGGCTTGCTGCCTCTGACTTTCCCGAAGGCGAACCAGCTTTTCCTCTTTATCCCTATAACacgacaaacacacaaactggGTCAACCTGGacatatgtgtgtatatacatgAACTTTCATTGCACGGTCACCGAACACCGTGCAAAGAAaggtatgtaaaagcactcaaCTGCATGACGTAGACTTGTAAAcgaacggtactgtttagcgtgttgacaaaacgTTTATATGCATaaaactgaaaatctgagcaaaatctgagcaaaagtcttgtagtgtattttagccttaacaaGTAGGAACttgttaaggctaaaatacactacaagacttttgctcagattttgctcagattttcagtctggtcTTGTTGCAGAAaatctgtgccagtctgcagattcgatcagttagtgtgtttctatctgaaactttcaaaaagtctgcaagtgtatgatgccTAGTTTTAAAagaatctgttcagattttaaaagtcttgtagtgtattccagccataagtcgctttggataaaagcgtctgccaaatgaataaatgtgaatgAAATGATGTTGTCCTTCACACCTAGTTTCATCAGCTGATTGGAGAAGTGTATTATGTCAAGAAGAAAAAATAGCACCCATCACAGCATTTCTAAAccaaaaaaacagcatttctgACAACAACAGTAACACACAAGAGCTAAAAGAGCTGTCAGACGCGAGACAGAGTCCTACAAAGAGCCTGTCAACATGCTTTCAAAGCTAACAACTGCATGTGCGCGTGGCACCTTCAAA carries:
- the LOC130550666 gene encoding centrosomal protein of 112 kDa-like, whose product is MLDFMLQLDKEEKLVRLRESQRQQAQQAESALENFKKQVELSAQKTYADMKQQMEKVEADLIRSKSLREKQFREFSYQLEELQQRYEQQIVELKLQHEQERTHLLQTHNAEKDSLVQDHQWEIGSLEKQTRAAMVQQQTQTQELRKRDAQVGGSLPFRCFLSPFCFGIMIMLPFVLFITFCCEFGYPAEKLFLAVPCDGTGHSVYGSILLHPWLPAMVPPAEGSRQRVPFTVDGSRLCPKANGDEELSVPPDAYLLQHHHSWSSLFHAAQPLQHRDQPRQRGLSD